The Anguilla anguilla isolate fAngAng1 chromosome 4, fAngAng1.pri, whole genome shotgun sequence genome has a window encoding:
- the LOC118225457 gene encoding gamma-interferon-inducible lysosomal thiol reductase, giving the protein MRVLAFFVFLVLCMTLEKCFCKKKPRPKPSCGYPPSQWCKTLEIAMECKVLKQCMELNATRPDPAVPNVTVGLYYESLCPGCRGFLVEQLFPTWVMLADIMDVQLVPYGNAQETEHLGKYEFHCQHGDPECLGNMIETCIMKLVEDMAFLVIFCMEASADVLTAAQPCVQLYAPSVKWETIMTCVKGDQGNQLMHDNAQKTKALNPPHSYVPWVTINGEHTEELEDKALSSLFVLVCSLYTGGKPPACTGAQKKLDRSFC; this is encoded by the exons ATGAGGGTCCTGGCATTCTTTGTGTTTCTTGTTTTATGCATGACTTTAGAAAAATGCTTCTGCAAGAAGAAACCCAGACCCAAACCGTCTTGCGGATATCCACCATCGCAGTGGTGCAAGACTCTGGAAATAGCCATGGAATGCAAG GTTCTGAAGCAGTGTATGGAGCTGAATGCTACACGGCCAGATCCTGCTGTCCCCAATGTGACGGTTGGGCTGTACTATGAGAGCTTGTGTCCTGGCTGCAGGGGTTTCCTGGTGGAGCAGCTCTTTCCCACTTGGGTCATGCTGGCCGACATCATGGATGTCCAGCTGGTGCCTTATGGCAACGCCCAG GAGACCGAGCACCTGGGAAAGTATGAGTTCCACTGTCAACATGGAGATCCAGAGTGTCTGGGTAACATGATCGAA ACCTGCATTATGAAACTGGTTGAAGACATGGCGTTCCTCGTCATTTTCTGCATGGAGGCCTCCGCTGATGTCTTGACTGCAGCCCAACCT TGTGTACAGCTGTATGCTCCTTCTGTGAAGTGGGAGACCATCATGACCTGTGTGAAGGGAGACCAGGGGAACCAACTCATGCATGATAATGCGCAGAAGACAAAAGCGCTTAATCCACCCCATTCTTACGTGCCCTGGGTGACCATCAATGGG GAGCACACGGAGGAATTGGAAGACAAGGCGCTGTCATCTCTCTTCGTCCTGGTCTGTAGCTTGTACACG GGTGGCAAACCCCCAGCCTGCACTGGAGCGCAGAAGAAACTTGACAGGAGTTTCTGCTAA